One Nodosilinea sp. PGN35 DNA window includes the following coding sequences:
- a CDS encoding precorrin-2 C(20)-methyltransferase, with protein sequence MDSNSPLLATQGTLTGIGVGPGDPDLITLKALKCLQAADVVAFPRGRSGQPGLAETIIAPHLGQQQLLPLDFPYSFDPDRLTRAWQQAGDRIWQCLVQGRDVVFACEGDLSFYGTFNYLALTLEQRYSTATIRRIPGICSPMAAVSALGLPLTMQSDKLVVLPALYAVDDLDAALAWADVVVLLKVGSVYSQVWQLLHQRHLLAHSWVVVNATQPTQTVYRPLTPYPHLDLPYFSLMVIRSGANPLP encoded by the coding sequence ATGGATTCTAACTCGCCTTTGCTGGCAACGCAGGGCACGCTCACCGGCATTGGCGTTGGCCCAGGCGACCCCGATCTAATTACGCTCAAAGCACTCAAGTGTTTGCAAGCCGCTGATGTGGTGGCGTTTCCTCGAGGGCGCAGCGGCCAGCCCGGTCTGGCTGAGACTATCATCGCGCCCCATCTAGGTCAACAACAGCTGCTACCGCTAGATTTTCCCTACAGCTTTGACCCAGATCGGCTTACCCGTGCTTGGCAGCAGGCGGGCGATCGCATTTGGCAGTGCCTCGTCCAGGGGCGCGATGTCGTATTTGCCTGTGAGGGCGATCTCAGCTTCTATGGCACCTTCAACTACCTGGCCCTGACCCTGGAGCAGCGCTATTCCACAGCAACTATCCGTCGTATTCCCGGCATTTGCTCACCGATGGCGGCGGTAAGCGCCCTGGGGTTACCGCTGACTATGCAGTCAGACAAGCTGGTCGTGCTCCCTGCCCTGTACGCGGTAGATGACCTCGATGCCGCCTTGGCCTGGGCCGATGTAGTGGTATTACTCAAGGTTGGTTCGGTATACAGCCAGGTTTGGCAACTGCTGCACCAGCGGCATCTTCTGGCACACAGCTGGGTTGTGGTCAATGCCACCCAGCCGACCCAGACCGTCTACCGCCCACTTACACCCTACCCCCACCTAGACCTGCCCTACTTTTCCCTTATGGTCATAAGGTCGGGGGCAAATCCGCTACCCTAG